CCAGCCGGAGTCCGCGGACGCCTACCTGAACCTGGGCCGCGCGCTCGAACAGGAGCCGGACCTCGTGAAGGCGCAGGCCGCCTACGAGAAGGCCCGCACATTGCGGCCGGATGACACGGCGGCGGCGGCCATCGGCATCGCGCGCACCAAGATGCTTGGTCTCGGGTCCGCGACCTCGGAGCAGACCGCAACACAGGTCGCGGACCTGGTCGCGCGGACGCTCGAGGCAAACCCGGCCGGGGCGGAGGCGACCCGCCTGCGGGCCTTGGTGTCAGTGGCGGCGGCCAAGCCCGGGCAGGCGATCCAATTACTGAAACCGCTCCACGCTGTCGACCCGGACGCGGGCACCGTCTACCAACTGGCCATGAGCTATGTCCAAGCCAAGGACCCGCGGGGTGGTATCGCCATTCTTAAACAGCATGTTGAACGTTATCCCAAGGACCTCGCCGTGCGCCTCGCGTTGGCCCGCCACTTGATGGCGGACAAGCAATACGCTTCCGCGGTCGCCGAACTCAACAAGCTCCTGGAGCAGGATTGGGGTCACACCGATGCACAGATAGACCTCGCCGCCGCCCTGATCCAGGCGGGCCGTCCCCAAGAGGCCAAGACCCACCTGGCGGAGGCGACCAAGGCGCGGCCAAAGGACATGCGGATCAAGCTGCTGCAACAGGCGGCCGAGCAGAAGTCCGGTCCGGGCAAGTAGCACCGGCTGGACGCGGCGGCGGCGCGGACCTCACCAGAGCGCGACCGTCGCTGCGGTCAGGCCGTATGGTCGGCCAAGGAGTGGCCCGACCTCGGCGGCGCCGGGTGTCAGTTTTTTTTACAGTCTCCGGTATCCAGCGTCAGACCATTTATGTTAACACACTGATAATAAAAATATTTTCATTTCTGGCATGATTTCTGCTAAATAATCCGCAAGGGGCACCAAAGGGTTTCCCTCCAGGCGAGGCGGTTAAGGGTGGACCAAGGTCTATCGTTCCGCCCAAACAGTGTCAGTGCCGCGGCATCTCGTTCTACATCAAGCTGGAGTTTCCTAATCATGCATCACTATTTCAAGACTGCTGCAGCGGGCGCCCTGCTCGCCGCCGCCCTCGTCAGCAACTCCGCCCTCGGCCAATATGCGGACACCCTCGTGAATTTTTCCGCGTCGGGCGGTGTGACGCAGGGTATCTATACCTATACCTATGTCGGCAGCGACCTCCCCACGAATGCGTTCATCTTCATCACCAACACCACCAGCTTTGGATTTGAGAAGTCCAACTTCCAGGTGGCAAATCTCGCTCAACTGACCAACACCGCCGTTGCGACCTATAACCTGTCCTATTACGTCGAACTCTACGCCGCCGCGCCGGACTCCAACGACACCATCCGCTTCCAGCAGATCGGTCTGGGCGCGGACGTGAACTCCGGCCAGAACAACATCGGGACCCAGAAGGATATCGTCGGTCAGGCGACCGTGGTCGTTCCCGTCCCGGACTTCGACGCGACGCTCAATACCACGCCGACCTCGCTCGCCGCGACCGTCAACTGCGGCGTCTGCCGTAAGTTCCTGGTGACCGACACCATCACCATGCAGTACGGCGCGGGGATCCGCGGTATCGTCAACAGCGTCAGCAACTCCTACGACACCAAGCCGCTGGACGTGCCGGAACCGGCCACCCTGGCCCTCTTCGGTCTGGGCTTGGCTGGCTTGGGCGCCCGCAACCTGCGCCGCAAGAACAAGGCCGGCTGACACGGCAGCCTTCAAGTCAGCAAGCGCCGCAGGATCGCGGCGCACGCGCAAGGCGGCCCCAAGCGGGGCCGTTTTTTTGCCCGCAGGAAAGACCCGGTCGTTGCCCCGTGCAGGATGGGCGTGAGATTGCGTAGGTATTCGGTACGTGTTGGAGCCGTAGCCTGGATGGAGCGCAGCGCAATCCAGGTCTTCGCTGCAAGTGCCCCGCGCCAGACGCGGCATCCGCCCCGTCCGGAACCTTCCGCAGCCGCCGCCAACCCTCACGACGGCCGATCCGCAAGCCTTAATAGGTACCGACGAGATTAGGTACCGACGAGGCCGCCCCGGATTCCGCTGCGCTCCATCCGGGCTACGGGACTGGGAGCGCCGCACCCCAGTGCGGCGCGATCTCGCAGATAGCCCCGCCGGTTTGGGTTGAGCAGAGTCTGCGCCGCACTGGGGTGCGGCGCTCCCAGTAGCCGTCTCTCGTTCCCACGCTCCAGCGTGGGAATGCCGCGCGGGCGCTCCGCGTCCAGTCTTGGCGCTGGACACTGATCGCCTGCCAGACCAGCATCCGGTCGAACGGGTCTTGGTGCAGGGGCGGGAGGCGGCCCAACCCGGGCCGGACGGGGCATTCGCCCCGTCCGCAACGTTTTGTCCGGCCTCGCGAACCAGCATTACGCTTCGGCGTAAGGAACAAACCTTCGGGACGGGGCGAATGCCCCGTCCCGCCCGAGGGTTGCAAGACCCGTCCGGCTCGGGTGTCGCGCCATGCTTCAAACCCTCTCCCGAACACAGAACGGCATCAAATCGGCAAGTAGGCGATGCGATTGACCCATTCGCTGGGCGTCGTCACCGTGGCGATCAGGATCAGGTCCGCGGCAGCAGCCGCGACGGACATGGATTGAGGCACGATCAGCAGCCCCGGACTCGGACGGAAGACGATGAATTGCGCGAAGTGGCGGGGCATGGTCCGCTGGTCATGTGATACCAGGATGCGACCTTGCTCGGCGGCAAGTCGCAGGACATCGGGGTCGGCCAGTCCGCGCACCCCAGCGGCAGTGGCGGGCTGGAAATCGATTGACGGGAACCGACGCAAGGTCGCTAGGACGATATTCTGGTTGAGGTCGGCGTCGGCCTGGAAAAGGACCTGCATGAGGTCACGCCGTTTACGCCGCCGAACGCCGGGCGTCGCGAAGCGCGCGATACCACAGCGGATCTTGCTCGTGGGCGGCCTGGCGCAGTGCGCCCAAGGCGGCTTCGCCTTGGGCCAGATAGGCATCAACCTGCGCGCGATGGGCCAGATAATAGGTCAGCGCCGCATCGACCTGCTGCAGCGTCAAGACCGGGAAGGATTGGGCGATGGCCTCGGCACTCTGCCCGTTGAGAAAAGCCCAGACGATCGAATCCAGTGAGACGCGGCTACTGCGGACCCGATAGGCGCCGGCGGTTACCTCGACTGACTGATCGCTTGCCGACTGATCGCTTATGGGTTGAGTCATGTCCTCGCTCCTGATCTGCGCGCCCCCGGCGGCGGCATCAGATAAGTATAGGGTCGCCGCGCACCGGCTGCCGGCAGGGCATCCAAGGCTGAAGCCCTGGACTCCGGCCCGGGGCGGCCAGCGCCAGGCGTAAAGTGCGCCGCGCGCAGACCAACACCTGGTTCTGCGGATCGGCAAGCAGGTCGGCAGCCACCGGCGACAGCCGGTGCCTGGCGGAGGCAATCCATATAAACACGCAGGTATCGACGATCAGCCTCACTGTGCCTGCCCCGTCGTCGGCGTCTGCGCCAAACCGTTGAAGGCGGCAGCCAGGCCGTCCGGCAGCGGCTCCCAAAAGGCGTCCGGCAATTCGTAACCCTCCTCCCGGGGCCCCTGACCCAGGGGCCGCGGCACCGTACGGGGCGGCGCTATGGGGATCAACTCGGCGACCGGGACATTACGCCGGGCGATCACGACCCGCTCACCGCGCGCCACGGCGGCAAGATAGCCCGAGAGCTTGGCCTTGATTTCATGAACATTTACTTGGATCACGATGTGGTCTGAGTGTTGGTTAGTAACTTAGTCATAAATCTAGCAGGTCAGCGCACACCTTGCTCCCCTACTTCCGCGTGGGAGCCGACGGCGCTTAGCTTAACTAACGGCAGGGGCGAATGCCGCGTCTGCCCGGAAGCGTCCCCCGTGGGAGCGGCTTCAGCCGCGATGAGGCCAGGGCCGTTTGCGCGGTCGCGTCGCGGCTGAAGCCGCTCCCACCGGGTGCCGCCTTGCGCCGAACAGGGCATGGGGCCCGTCCTCTCGTTCCCACGCTCCGGAGATTGTGAAAGTATTCGAGCGTGTACTCGTAGTGCGCTCCCAGAGGGCCTCCAGCAGCGTCGCAGCGGCCCTCTGGCCCGCCGGGGTTTCGCGCACGGTTGGGGGCTTGCGCCGGACGGGGCATTCGCCCCGTCCGCAACGTTTTATCCGGGCTCGCGAACCAGCGCAACGCTTCGGCGAAGGAGTAAACGATCGGGACGGGGCGAATGCCCCGTCCCGCCCGAGGGGCCTGCGCCCCGTCCGGAACCTGCCGCAGCCGCCGCCAACCCTCACGACGGCCGGTCCGCAGGCATTTAAGGTACCGACGAGGCCGCCCCGGATTCCGCTGCGCTCCATCCGGGCTACGGGGGCCGGACTGGAAGCGAGCTTTAGCTCCGGGCTAGGCCTTGTCCTTCCAGCCGAACCAGCCGCGCTTCTGCTGCATGCCGGTATCGGGGTCGATGCGTTCCTTGGTATCGCGCCAGCCGAACCAGCGCCGCTGCTGCACGACCCCCGTCTGCGGGTGGATGCGGGTACCCATGTCACTGTTCCACAAGAACCCGGTCTTCTGGAGTACCCCGGAATCCGGATCGATCCGCATCCCCGTGCCCCGCCACCCGAAGAGCCCGCGCTCCTGAATGGCACCGCTCGCCTGATCGACCCGTCGATTGGTATTCTTCCAGCCGAACAGCCGTTCCTTTTGTACCCGCCCGGTATCGGGGTGGATGCGATAGGCGCCGTCGTCATCAATGCCGAGCTGCTGTTTCAATTCATCTGAAATCATGGTTGCTGCCTCAAGGCACGCGTGGTGTAACCTTCCCCTGGACTGCCCCCCTCGGACTTGGCCGAGGCGGCACTCAGGGCCCGGCGCAGGTCCCCCTCCAGCCGCTCCAACTCCTGACTGGCCAGGGCGCGGGCGCGCTTGCCCTCGTCGGCGATCTTGAGCCCCTCCTCGATGGTCGCAATCAGGGACTCATTGGCGTGGCGGACCACCTCGATGTCGAAGACCCCGCGCTCGATCTCGCGGCGCGCCTGGGTGTTGGCGCTCTTGAGGTTGTCGGCGTTGGCGCGGAGCAGGTCGTTGGTGAGATCGGTGGCCGCGCGCAGGGTGTCGGCGGCCTGACCGGAGCGGTAGATGGTGACGGCCTGGGCCAACTGCTGGCGCCATAGGGGAACAGTGTTGACCAGGGTGGAGTTGATCTTGTTGATCAGCCCCTTGTCATTCTCCTGCACGAGCCGGATGCTGGGCAGGCCCTGCATGGTGACCTGACGGGTGAGTTTGAGATCGTGGACGCGCCGCTCCAGGTCGTCGCGCACCCCGCGCAGGTCGCGCAGTTGCTGGGCCTGCACCATATCGCCGGCCGATTCGACCCGCGCGGTCTGGGCCGGAATGACCGACTCGTCGAGTTCGCGCAGCTTGGCCTCGCCGGCCTCGATGTACTGCTCCAGGGCGCGGAAGTAGTCCAGGTTGGCCTGATAGAGCCGATCCAGTGAGGTTACATCGGTGAGCAGTTGGGTCTTGTGACGCTCCAGGGTCCGGCCGATGGCCTCGATCTGATCGCGCACCGCCTCGTATTCCTCCAGAAAGCGGGCGATCGGCCGCCCCTGGCCCATGATCCTGGCAAAGAAGCCGGGCTTGCGGTTAGGGTCCAGGGCCGCGACGTCAAAGCCCTTGAGCGTGGTAACCATCTCGCTCAAGGCCGCCCCGGCGGGGCCGATATCCTTGGCGCGCACGCCCTCCAACATCCGGTCGGAGATCTGGGTCAACTGCTCCTGGGCCTTGGCCCCGAAGAACATGACCGAATGGCTATCGGTCAGGTCGAGTTCCCGGAGCAGGGCGGTGACCGCCGGGTCCGCCGCGGTGCCGACGCTCGGGGTCAGGCTGGTGGGGCTGGTCTGCACCAAATCGGTGTGTGCGGTCACTGAGGGGCCTCCGGGATGGGTTCTGACGTATTTTTCCAAGGCGATTTCCCGACGATGTGTTATCAGAGGAGCGGGGCGCCCTGCCCCAACTCCTTACCTATCAGGTGTCTCTGGGAAATCGCCTAAGCGATACCCTCGCGCTCAAGCTGCTTCTTCAGCACCTCGATCTGGATGTCGAGATCCAGAACATCGGTCTCCAGCAGGCTTTGCCGCTGCTGCGCGAAGACCTCCTCGACCGTGACCAGGACGTTGCGGAAGTTCTGCTCCAGTTCCCGGGAGTCGGCGCGCTGGTGGGTGCGCGCATAGCCCTCGGCGACCTGCTGCACGCCCTCCAGGTAGACGTTCAGAAACTTGCGCGCCCGGTACAGGTCGGTCGGCCGGTCCGCGATCTGATCGAGGATACCGCGCCCCTGGGCACCCAGGCGCGTCAGGCGCGCCTTGAGCTCCGGGTTGCTCAGGGTCGCGGCCGTGTGTTCCAGGTCCAGGAGCCGACCCTCGGCCTCGGCCAGGGCCGCGGCCACCCGGCGCGTCTGGGCATCGCCGCTGCCGAAGGGGCGCCACCGGACCAGCGGCTCGAAGCCGTAGGACCAGTGGAACCCAAGGGCCGCCACCGCCGCGAAGGCCAGGCTGATCGCCACCCCGTGCCCCACCGCGAAGTGGGCCGTGACCCCGGCGCCGAGC
The DNA window shown above is from Candidatus Thiodictyon syntrophicum and carries:
- a CDS encoding type II toxin-antitoxin system Phd/YefM family antitoxin; the encoded protein is MIQVNVHEIKAKLSGYLAAVARGERVVIARRNVPVAELIPIAPPRTVPRPLGQGPREEGYELPDAFWEPLPDGLAAAFNGLAQTPTTGQAQ
- a CDS encoding 5-bromo-4-chloroindolyl phosphate hydrolysis family protein, giving the protein MSIPPERPREPTRNLVTNQPPRLVKVNQGTPRERPTLLPAGLGNLFLPASQWVPPWRGALLWVLPTPLLWGAVIALASGHFGKFLADAAGFLLLIAGAWLTQRGLRGDHREPQARFARLWRWPRKTLGGILTALGAGVTAHFAVGHGVAISLAFAAVAALGFHWSYGFEPLVRWRPFGSGDAQTRRVAAALAEAEGRLLDLEHTAATLSNPELKARLTRLGAQGRGILDQIADRPTDLYRARKFLNVYLEGVQQVAEGYARTHQRADSRELEQNFRNVLVTVEEVFAQQRQSLLETDVLDLDIQIEVLKKQLEREGIA
- a CDS encoding DUF5615 family PIN-like protein — encoded protein: MQVLFQADADLNQNIVLATLRRFPSIDFQPATAAGVRGLADPDVLRLAAEQGRILVSHDQRTMPRHFAQFIVFRPSPGLLIVPQSMSVAAAAADLILIATVTTPSEWVNRIAYLPI
- a CDS encoding PEP-CTERM sorting domain-containing protein, which encodes MHHYFKTAAAGALLAAALVSNSALGQYADTLVNFSASGGVTQGIYTYTYVGSDLPTNAFIFITNTTSFGFEKSNFQVANLAQLTNTAVATYNLSYYVELYAAAPDSNDTIRFQQIGLGADVNSGQNNIGTQKDIVGQATVVVPVPDFDATLNTTPTSLAATVNCGVCRKFLVTDTITMQYGAGIRGIVNSVSNSYDTKPLDVPEPATLALFGLGLAGLGARNLRRKNKAG
- a CDS encoding DUF433 domain-containing protein, whose protein sequence is MTQPISDQSASDQSVEVTAGAYRVRSSRVSLDSIVWAFLNGQSAEAIAQSFPVLTLQQVDAALTYYLAHRAQVDAYLAQGEAALGALRQAAHEQDPLWYRALRDARRSAA
- a CDS encoding toxic anion resistance protein, encoding MTAHTDLVQTSPTSLTPSVGTAADPAVTALLRELDLTDSHSVMFFGAKAQEQLTQISDRMLEGVRAKDIGPAGAALSEMVTTLKGFDVAALDPNRKPGFFARIMGQGRPIARFLEEYEAVRDQIEAIGRTLERHKTQLLTDVTSLDRLYQANLDYFRALEQYIEAGEAKLRELDESVIPAQTARVESAGDMVQAQQLRDLRGVRDDLERRVHDLKLTRQVTMQGLPSIRLVQENDKGLINKINSTLVNTVPLWRQQLAQAVTIYRSGQAADTLRAATDLTNDLLRANADNLKSANTQARREIERGVFDIEVVRHANESLIATIEEGLKIADEGKRARALASQELERLEGDLRRALSAASAKSEGGSPGEGYTTRALRQQP